The Haladaptatus cibarius D43 genome window below encodes:
- a CDS encoding aminoglycoside N(3)-acetyltransferase: MSEQETIEQSDEPITGERIADDLRTLGISAGDTLLVHSSLSALGWVSGGAPAVVDALRSVVTDDGTLVLPTHTGLSDPESWQNPPVPDDWKETIRATMSPYRPEITPTRGMGAIPETFRSYPDVVRSRHPHHSFAAWGTDAESIVADHEYDFGLGESSPLADVYDRDGTVLLLGAGYDSNTSLHLAEHRGDYEKENDTDGAPVLKDGEREWIQLTGLALSDDDFEQVGEAFETERPEAVTRGRVGSADAVAMRQRELVDFASEWFSENR; encoded by the coding sequence ATGAGCGAACAAGAAACAATCGAGCAGAGCGACGAACCGATTACCGGCGAACGAATCGCGGACGACCTCCGCACCCTCGGAATCTCGGCAGGCGACACCCTTCTCGTTCACTCGTCGCTTTCCGCCCTCGGATGGGTCAGTGGCGGTGCGCCTGCTGTCGTGGACGCCTTGCGTTCCGTCGTCACCGACGACGGAACGCTCGTACTGCCGACCCACACGGGACTTTCCGACCCGGAGAGTTGGCAGAACCCACCAGTGCCGGACGACTGGAAGGAGACGATTCGGGCGACGATGTCGCCCTATCGCCCCGAAATAACGCCAACGCGGGGCATGGGCGCGATTCCGGAGACGTTCCGGAGTTATCCCGATGTGGTTCGAAGTCGGCATCCACACCACTCCTTCGCGGCGTGGGGAACGGACGCAGAATCAATCGTCGCAGACCATGAGTACGATTTCGGATTGGGTGAGTCGTCACCGCTCGCCGACGTGTACGACAGGGATGGAACCGTTCTTTTGCTCGGTGCAGGCTACGATTCGAACACTTCGCTCCACCTCGCGGAACACCGCGGCGACTACGAAAAGGAAAACGACACCGACGGCGCGCCAGTGCTGAAAGACGGTGAACGCGAATGGATTCAACTGACGGGACTGGCGCTTTCGGACGACGACTTTGAACAGGTGGGCGAAGCCTTCGAAACGGAACGTCCGGAAGCAGTCACTCGAGGACGTGTCGGTAGTGCTGACGCGGTTGCGATGCGCCAGCGAGAACTGGTCGATTTCGCCAGCGAGTGGTTCAGCGAAAATCGGTAA
- a CDS encoding HalOD1 output domain-containing protein, giving the protein MNENINHSDDGGVITNTAPNNQYTCYTEDEKLSTAVVMALAEMAGDDPAEIGVPLYDAIDPDALDNLFSDKHDGSPRMGGKVVFDILDYRVTVHSYGQIVVKELD; this is encoded by the coding sequence ATGAACGAGAACATCAACCACAGTGACGACGGCGGCGTTATCACAAACACAGCACCGAACAACCAGTACACTTGCTACACGGAAGACGAAAAACTCAGCACCGCAGTAGTGATGGCACTCGCGGAAATGGCTGGGGACGACCCCGCGGAAATCGGCGTCCCGCTATACGACGCCATCGACCCAGACGCACTAGACAATCTATTCAGCGACAAACACGACGGCTCACCCCGAATGGGTGGCAAAGTCGTTTTCGACATTCTCGACTATCGCGTGACGGTGCACAGTTACGGTCAAATCGTCGTGAAAGAACTCGATTGA
- a CDS encoding flavin reductase family protein: protein MEIDPTEVQSLYRTLAGAVVPRPIAWVSTRNPDGVDNLAPYSFFNVVSVVPPVVMFAPVDGQDGLKDTPANIRETENFVVNVVTEPLAEAMNQTSATLPHGESEFDHAGLDRAESTVVDAPRVAKTPVAFECSLYEMVDIGASTMVLGEVEWVHIDDAVTTDGKLDVEKIDAVGRLSGSLYATTDDRFSLERPP, encoded by the coding sequence ATGGAAATCGACCCCACGGAGGTTCAGTCGCTCTATCGAACGCTGGCGGGCGCGGTCGTCCCCCGACCGATTGCGTGGGTCAGCACCCGCAATCCCGACGGTGTGGACAATCTCGCACCGTACAGCTTTTTCAACGTCGTCAGCGTCGTGCCACCCGTCGTGATGTTCGCTCCGGTGGACGGACAGGACGGCTTGAAAGACACTCCCGCAAACATCAGGGAAACCGAGAACTTTGTCGTCAACGTCGTCACGGAACCGCTGGCCGAGGCGATGAATCAGACGAGCGCGACACTCCCCCACGGCGAAAGCGAGTTCGACCACGCCGGACTTGACCGCGCGGAATCGACAGTTGTCGATGCTCCACGCGTTGCAAAAACTCCAGTCGCATTCGAATGCTCGCTATACGAGATGGTTGACATCGGCGCGTCCACGATGGTTCTCGGCGAAGTCGAATGGGTACATATCGACGACGCAGTAACGACCGACGGGAAACTCGACGTGGAAAAAATAGATGCAGTCGGTCGCCTTTCAGGAAGCTTATATGCGACGACGGACGACCGCTTTTCGCTAGAGCGTCCTCCATGA
- a CDS encoding geranylgeranyl reductase family protein, whose amino-acid sequence MTEQYDMVVVGAGTSGCYAAATVAREGYDVVIVERKTEEEAGHIACGDALKGADAFPEAIPKEKIQPAFTNTDVDHGRFEIPKEDTILEIPVPGELAVIDRWEYGRLIIEGAKEAGAEFHYDTVVQDVTQDDAGRVTGVRAKHNAEVVEYESELLIDAAGALSLLQDKTDFSNATFDTNVTYSQFCSAYREVLHVDEPVEWDDALVFKPTDRAAGYLWYFPRTSTEINAGLGFQMNEEPMKLVEDLKVDLRNRPEFKGATVEDKLGAALPTRRPYDSAVASGFIAVGDAAGHVNPTTGGGIAGAAYAGKYAGEQAIEAFESGDVSEQALWQYNQRVMDHFGARYAGLDIYNIFTTAVEVDDLMGMLGALPTEKLSEALYSGSANIGWKLKLQTAIDARDHWRLIYDLYQTKELADDIIDHYDHYPTDPRGLPAWQEVRDDLMDSVYETTGAPPKY is encoded by the coding sequence ATGACCGAGCAGTACGATATGGTCGTCGTCGGCGCAGGAACCTCGGGGTGTTACGCCGCGGCGACTGTCGCACGCGAGGGCTACGACGTTGTCATCGTGGAGCGGAAGACGGAGGAAGAAGCGGGCCACATCGCCTGTGGAGATGCACTGAAAGGCGCAGACGCCTTCCCCGAAGCGATTCCAAAGGAGAAAATTCAGCCCGCGTTCACCAACACGGACGTAGACCACGGCCGGTTCGAGATTCCGAAAGAGGACACCATCCTCGAAATCCCGGTGCCGGGCGAACTCGCCGTCATCGACCGTTGGGAGTACGGACGACTCATCATCGAGGGTGCAAAAGAAGCGGGCGCGGAGTTCCACTACGACACCGTCGTTCAGGACGTGACGCAGGACGACGCCGGTCGCGTCACAGGTGTTCGCGCCAAGCACAACGCCGAAGTCGTGGAGTATGAATCCGAACTGCTCATCGACGCCGCCGGGGCGCTCTCGCTTCTGCAGGACAAGACGGACTTCTCGAACGCGACCTTCGACACGAACGTCACCTATTCGCAGTTCTGTTCGGCCTACCGAGAAGTGCTTCACGTCGATGAACCGGTCGAATGGGACGACGCGCTCGTGTTCAAACCGACCGACCGCGCCGCGGGCTACCTCTGGTACTTCCCGCGCACCAGCACGGAAATCAACGCCGGACTCGGCTTTCAGATGAACGAGGAACCGATGAAGTTGGTCGAGGACTTGAAAGTGGACTTGCGCAATCGACCCGAGTTCAAAGGGGCAACCGTCGAGGACAAACTCGGCGCGGCGCTGCCGACCCGCCGTCCCTACGACTCCGCCGTCGCGTCCGGATTCATCGCGGTCGGAGACGCCGCAGGCCACGTCAACCCGACGACCGGCGGCGGCATCGCGGGCGCGGCCTACGCGGGCAAGTACGCGGGCGAGCAAGCCATCGAAGCCTTCGAATCAGGTGACGTGAGCGAACAAGCCCTGTGGCAGTACAACCAGCGCGTCATGGATCACTTCGGCGCGCGCTACGCGGGACTGGACATCTACAACATCTTCACGACCGCCGTGGAAGTGGACGACCTGATGGGAATGCTCGGGGCGCTCCCGACCGAAAAACTCTCCGAGGCGCTGTATTCAGGTAGTGCGAACATCGGGTGGAAACTCAAACTTCAGACTGCCATCGACGCCCGCGACCACTGGCGTCTCATCTACGACCTCTACCAGACGAAAGAGTTGGCCGACGACATCATCGACCACTACGACCACTATCCGACCGACCCGCGAGGGCTTCCGGCATGGCAGGAGGTACGCGACGACCTGATGGACAGCGTGTACGAGACGACCGGCGCGCCGCCGAAATACTGA
- a CDS encoding Na+/H+ antiporter NhaC family protein, with amino-acid sequence MEAERARSEPQIEFYGGKWMSTIPIALFIVWAVFQSGLLGIGDTTGLVIGMLVSLIIGMLFAKGDWKTYANTIFEGMTQRVAATAIVAWLWAGMFAQVLQDGGFVEGLVWAAEALSIGAALFPAATFILAALLATGIGTGYGTTIAFTGLFFPAGILIGANPVLMFGAILSGAVFGDNLAPVSDTTIVSAVTQDSDIGGVVASRFKYAIFAAVFALAGYVVAGSMMDGITVSGQAAFEGNPIGLIHLVSMLIVIVTAISGRHIVEAISWGLIFAIGANLAFGLAQLQQMLVFYAPENGPFAQELAFLPMVQVVAPDAEIAGTVSGSLYNGALGFFPLIVLTLLIVAGARIMIRGGGFEALQNWLLNSVATNVRRAETTMVMGTASVNAMITINTAAEIAIAPYVARIGQKFNINGYRRANILDANSSAMGYIFPWGGGVLVGYATMVGLVDQFDWFTQAMLVNPAEVWPFVFHGWFLFGVFLLSALTGFGLEYVSDRKAEEVARV; translated from the coding sequence ATGGAAGCGGAGCGGGCGCGGAGCGAGCCGCAAATCGAGTTCTACGGCGGGAAGTGGATGAGTACGATTCCCATCGCGCTGTTCATCGTCTGGGCAGTGTTCCAGAGTGGACTCCTCGGAATCGGCGATACGACGGGACTCGTTATCGGGATGCTCGTTTCGCTCATTATCGGAATGCTGTTCGCCAAAGGCGACTGGAAAACCTACGCGAACACCATCTTCGAAGGGATGACACAGCGCGTGGCCGCGACGGCCATCGTGGCATGGCTCTGGGCGGGCATGTTCGCACAAGTACTCCAAGACGGCGGCTTCGTCGAGGGACTCGTGTGGGCCGCAGAGGCATTGAGCATCGGCGCGGCGCTGTTTCCCGCGGCGACGTTCATCCTCGCCGCACTGCTCGCAACCGGTATCGGAACCGGCTACGGGACGACGATTGCATTTACCGGGCTGTTCTTCCCGGCGGGAATCCTCATCGGCGCGAATCCGGTGTTGATGTTTGGTGCAATTCTCTCGGGTGCAGTGTTCGGCGACAATCTCGCGCCGGTCAGCGACACGACAATCGTGAGCGCTGTGACCCAGGATTCCGACATCGGCGGCGTCGTGGCATCGCGTTTCAAGTACGCAATCTTCGCGGCGGTGTTCGCCCTCGCCGGCTACGTCGTCGCGGGGTCGATGATGGACGGTATCACCGTCTCCGGTCAGGCCGCCTTCGAAGGAAATCCGATTGGCCTCATCCACCTCGTCTCCATGCTCATCGTTATCGTAACGGCCATTTCCGGCAGACACATCGTCGAAGCGATTTCGTGGGGCCTCATCTTCGCAATCGGCGCGAACTTGGCGTTCGGACTGGCCCAACTCCAGCAGATGCTGGTCTTTTACGCGCCGGAAAACGGGCCGTTCGCGCAAGAGTTGGCCTTCCTGCCGATGGTTCAGGTCGTTGCGCCCGACGCCGAAATCGCCGGGACGGTGAGCGGGAGCCTGTACAACGGCGCACTGGGCTTTTTCCCGCTCATCGTGCTCACTCTCCTCATCGTGGCGGGCGCACGAATCATGATTCGCGGCGGCGGCTTCGAAGCGCTTCAGAACTGGTTGCTGAACAGCGTGGCAACGAACGTCCGCCGTGCGGAGACGACGATGGTCATGGGAACCGCGAGCGTCAACGCGATGATTACCATCAACACCGCCGCGGAAATCGCAATCGCACCATACGTCGCTCGCATCGGCCAGAAGTTCAACATCAACGGCTACCGCCGTGCGAACATCCTCGACGCGAACTCCTCCGCGATGGGGTACATCTTCCCGTGGGGCGGCGGCGTGCTGGTCGGCTACGCGACGATGGTCGGGCTAGTTGACCAGTTCGACTGGTTCACGCAGGCGATGCTGGTCAATCCCGCCGAAGTTTGGCCGTTCGTCTTCCACGGCTGGTTCCTGTTTGGCGTGTTCCTCCTCTCCGCGCTGACCGGGTTCGGACTGGAATACGTTTCCGACCGCAAAGCCGAGGAGGTGGCACGAGTATGA
- a CDS encoding MBL fold metallo-hydrolase, with protein sequence MENALSARELYDRLQRGESLTVLDVRNRDEYETWHIDAENTAQTPYAEFMSAKVKDGIPDLADSLNLEEPVVAVCPRGEASDQVAEMLRESGIDARNLADGMDGWARVYVARELPTESEGDETVLQYERPSSGCLSYLVVSGGEAAVIDPLRAFADRYAEDACEFGAELKYAIDTHVHADHVSGLREVADATDAEAVLPEGARHRGLSFDAKLVVGDELAVGGLTLVAIHAPGHTSEMTLFRVGNTLFSADTLFLDGIGRPDLERETRRVSQRASGEGETESPSGETASNDPRPASDGANELAADLHETLHERVLTLPDETLVAPGHVHAETPRREDGTFTAQLDSVRESVPLLSLDREEFVARVADDLPPRPANYEDIVAVNLGEKSVDGETAFELELGPNNCAVQ encoded by the coding sequence ATGGAAAACGCCCTCTCCGCCCGAGAACTGTACGACCGACTCCAGCGCGGTGAGTCGCTTACGGTTCTCGACGTGCGCAATCGCGACGAATACGAAACGTGGCACATCGACGCCGAAAACACGGCTCAGACGCCCTACGCCGAGTTCATGAGCGCGAAGGTGAAAGATGGGATTCCCGATCTCGCGGATTCGCTTAATCTCGAAGAACCGGTCGTCGCGGTCTGTCCTCGCGGCGAAGCGAGCGACCAAGTCGCCGAGATGCTCCGCGAAAGCGGCATCGACGCGCGGAATCTGGCCGACGGAATGGACGGTTGGGCGCGAGTGTACGTCGCCCGCGAACTCCCCACGGAAAGCGAGGGTGACGAAACAGTCCTCCAGTACGAACGCCCGTCCAGTGGTTGTCTGTCCTACCTCGTCGTTTCGGGTGGTGAGGCCGCCGTCATCGACCCGCTTCGAGCGTTCGCCGACCGCTATGCCGAAGACGCTTGCGAGTTCGGCGCAGAACTGAAATACGCCATCGACACGCACGTCCACGCAGACCACGTCAGCGGCCTCCGCGAGGTCGCAGACGCGACCGACGCGGAGGCGGTTTTGCCCGAAGGGGCGCGACATCGGGGACTCTCGTTCGACGCGAAACTCGTCGTAGGCGACGAACTCGCAGTTGGTGGGTTGACATTGGTCGCTATCCACGCACCGGGACACACCAGCGAGATGACGCTGTTCCGGGTCGGAAACACGCTGTTTAGCGCGGACACGCTGTTCTTGGACGGCATTGGACGGCCAGACTTGGAGCGCGAGACACGGCGCGTCTCGCAACGCGCGAGCGGGGAAGGTGAGACGGAGTCTCCGAGCGGTGAAACCGCGAGCAACGATCCGCGACCCGCTTCGGATGGTGCGAACGAACTGGCGGCCGACCTCCACGAAACGCTTCACGAGCGCGTTCTGACGCTTCCGGACGAAACGCTCGTCGCGCCGGGACACGTCCACGCGGAAACACCGCGGCGGGAAGATGGAACGTTCACCGCGCAGTTGGACTCGGTACGCGAGTCGGTTCCCCTCCTCTCGCTCGACCGAGAAGAGTTCGTCGCGCGAGTTGCGGACGACCTGCCACCGCGACCTGCCAACTACGAGGACATCGTGGCGGTGAATCTGGGCGAGAAGAGCGTCGATGGAGAAACCGCGTTCGAACTCGAACTCGGGCCGAACAACTGCGCGGTGCAGTAG
- a CDS encoding DUF7282 domain-containing protein — MSAVAGVAVATDHGANVTAVNDTVEQSADGSYDCDNDGDDDDPGDCDEQNSDDSDNSDSNSTDSDDSDNSDDSKTGEDCEDDALKASVTFDKQESDGESVMVQEATLEEDGYIVIYDQDGNVVGQSDHLEAGTHEDVHVELNDKYCEDTKLKAVLYADSNGNGDADWNDGSYDCDNDGDDDDPGDCDGSGNLDQSVTDDGNSVSDWACICIE; from the coding sequence ATGTCTGCCGTGGCTGGCGTTGCAGTTGCTACGGACCACGGTGCTAACGTAACCGCGGTCAATGATACCGTCGAGCAGTCTGCCGACGGTTCATATGACTGCGACAACGACGGGGACGACGACGACCCCGGCGATTGTGATGAACAAAACTCGGACGACTCCGATAACTCGGACTCCAACAGCACGGATTCCGACGACTCTGACAACTCTGACGACAGCAAAACCGGCGAAGACTGCGAAGACGATGCGCTGAAAGCGAGCGTCACCTTCGACAAACAGGAGAGTGACGGTGAATCGGTGATGGTGCAGGAAGCAACGCTTGAAGAAGACGGTTACATCGTCATCTACGACCAAGACGGCAACGTGGTCGGGCAGTCTGACCACCTCGAAGCCGGAACGCACGAAGACGTTCACGTCGAACTGAACGACAAGTACTGCGAAGACACGAAGCTCAAGGCAGTGCTCTACGCCGACAGCAACGGTAACGGCGACGCAGACTGGAACGACGGCTCCTACGACTGTGACAACGACGGGGACGACGACGACCCTGGCGACTGTGACGGCTCGGGGAACCTCGACCAGTCCGTGACCGACGACGGTAACTCCGTTTCGGACTGGGCGTGCATCTGCATCGAGTAA
- a CDS encoding YihY/virulence factor BrkB family protein codes for MSVTTTARSVIDVVQERNITFLAASFAYYAFVSVFPLALLALTVGTLIGGQEFANALVQQAQGLLSEQGASFLEQAVQNSSARTSASLLSVVVLLWSALKLFRGLLLAFEEVYQRDPDAGIVEQLKKGFVTLIAVAIGIALMIAIGVVIRSSAFEAIPFIDFAGTLALLFGLVLVFLPLYYVLPPVSMTVREAIPGTLVAAVGWIILQAGFQAYAGAASKAPVYGALAGVILFLTWLYFAGVLLLVGAVVNVVVAGRSAATV; via the coding sequence ATGAGCGTAACCACGACGGCCCGGTCGGTCATTGATGTCGTGCAAGAGCGCAACATCACGTTCCTCGCGGCGAGTTTCGCGTACTACGCCTTCGTGTCGGTATTCCCACTGGCCCTCCTCGCACTGACGGTCGGAACACTCATCGGCGGACAGGAGTTCGCAAACGCACTCGTCCAGCAAGCGCAGGGCTTGCTCTCCGAACAAGGCGCGTCCTTCCTCGAACAGGCGGTACAGAACTCCTCGGCACGAACGAGCGCCTCCCTCCTGAGCGTCGTCGTCCTGCTTTGGAGCGCACTGAAACTGTTCCGGGGACTACTCCTCGCCTTCGAGGAAGTGTACCAGCGCGACCCCGACGCGGGTATCGTGGAACAGCTAAAGAAAGGATTTGTGACACTAATCGCGGTCGCTATCGGAATCGCCCTGATGATTGCCATCGGGGTCGTCATTCGGTCGTCCGCATTCGAGGCGATTCCGTTCATCGACTTTGCTGGCACTCTCGCCCTGCTTTTCGGCCTCGTTCTGGTCTTCCTGCCGCTCTACTACGTGCTCCCGCCGGTGAGCATGACGGTTCGAGAAGCAATTCCGGGCACGCTCGTCGCGGCAGTCGGTTGGATTATCCTTCAGGCTGGCTTCCAAGCCTACGCTGGGGCCGCGAGCAAAGCACCCGTTTACGGGGCGCTCGCCGGAGTTATCCTGTTTCTCACGTGGCTCTACTTCGCGGGCGTCCTCCTGCTCGTCGGTGCCGTGGTAAACGTCGTCGTTGCCGGGCGAAGCGCGGCGACAGTATAA
- a CDS encoding 2Fe-2S iron-sulfur cluster-binding protein, translating to MTDYTVEFVGTGEETEVSDKQTILKACIEEGIAQEYSCRVGMCLACSAEIVEGEVTQPAARGLTDEEAENYALTCMARPQSDLKLDRGEYPPSIEADAEAMDSDAATADDD from the coding sequence ATGACCGATTACACCGTTGAGTTCGTCGGAACCGGGGAAGAAACCGAGGTGTCCGACAAGCAAACCATCCTCAAGGCGTGTATCGAGGAGGGTATCGCACAGGAATACTCGTGTCGAGTCGGCATGTGTCTCGCATGCTCCGCCGAAATCGTGGAAGGAGAAGTCACGCAACCGGCGGCCCGCGGCCTGACCGACGAAGAAGCCGAAAACTACGCACTCACCTGCATGGCGCGCCCGCAAAGCGACCTGAAACTCGACCGCGGCGAATATCCACCGAGCATCGAGGCCGATGCGGAAGCGATGGATTCCGACGCCGCAACTGCGGACGACGATTAA
- a CDS encoding amidohydrolase, translating into MSQQTHRDRLVELRRELHQYPEPAWREFYTTSRIVDELETIGVDELYVGPEVLAEEERMSVPDDDELGRWYEQARQEGAREDILEQLEGGKTGAIAVIERGEGPTVALRVDIDGLLREESIDDDHVPATEGFRSEHAGAMHACGHDAHATIGIGVLEAIKDSDFEGTLKVLFQPGEEMVAGGKPMAKSGHLDDVDYLLAVHIGLDHPTGEVVAGVDGFLAVSHFLAEFTGEPAHAGGKPNAGENAVQAMAAAVQNLYAIPRHEDGATRINAGDVGGGSATNIIPEQAYIEGEVRGETTHLKDYMQERADRVLESAAAMHGCSVEQSKEGEAPSAESDEGLVEIVHDVSTNTRSVENPIRRDSLGGSEDATYLMQEVQQNGGLAAYVGVGTDHPGGHHTSTFDVDEDSLPIAVDLLSSSIREIANKRP; encoded by the coding sequence ATGAGTCAACAGACCCACCGTGACCGATTGGTCGAACTACGACGGGAGTTACACCAGTATCCGGAACCGGCGTGGCGCGAGTTCTACACCACCAGCCGAATCGTGGACGAACTCGAAACAATCGGCGTAGACGAACTGTACGTCGGCCCAGAAGTCCTCGCGGAGGAAGAACGGATGTCGGTTCCCGACGACGACGAACTGGGTCGCTGGTACGAACAGGCCCGGCAGGAGGGTGCTCGCGAGGACATCCTCGAACAATTGGAGGGCGGCAAAACCGGCGCGATTGCCGTTATCGAACGCGGCGAGGGGCCGACGGTTGCCCTCCGCGTGGACATCGACGGCTTGCTCCGCGAGGAGTCCATCGACGACGACCACGTTCCGGCGACGGAAGGGTTCCGCTCCGAGCACGCGGGCGCGATGCACGCCTGCGGGCACGACGCCCACGCGACCATCGGAATCGGCGTGCTGGAAGCCATCAAGGACAGCGACTTCGAGGGCACGCTGAAAGTCCTCTTCCAACCCGGCGAGGAGATGGTCGCCGGAGGCAAGCCGATGGCGAAAAGCGGTCATCTGGACGACGTGGACTACCTCCTCGCGGTTCACATCGGCCTCGACCACCCGACCGGCGAAGTCGTCGCGGGCGTCGATGGCTTCCTCGCGGTGAGCCATTTCCTCGCCGAATTTACCGGCGAACCGGCCCACGCGGGCGGGAAACCCAACGCCGGAGAAAATGCAGTGCAGGCGATGGCGGCCGCGGTTCAGAACCTCTACGCCATCCCGCGCCACGAGGACGGCGCAACGCGAATCAACGCTGGGGACGTCGGCGGCGGGTCGGCCACGAACATCATCCCCGAACAGGCCTACATCGAGGGCGAAGTTCGCGGCGAGACGACCCACCTCAAGGATTACATGCAAGAGCGCGCAGACCGCGTCCTCGAAAGCGCCGCGGCCATGCACGGCTGTTCGGTCGAACAGAGCAAAGAGGGCGAAGCCCCAAGCGCGGAAAGCGACGAGGGACTGGTCGAAATCGTTCACGACGTTTCGACGAACACCCGTAGCGTCGAGAATCCGATTCGTCGGGACTCCCTCGGCGGGAGCGAGGACGCGACGTATCTCATGCAGGAAGTCCAGCAAAACGGCGGCCTCGCGGCCTACGTCGGTGTCGGCACCGACCACCCCGGCGGCCACCACACATCGACGTTCGACGTGGACGAGGACAGTCTTCCAATTGCGGTCGATTTGTTGTCCTCCTCGATTCGGGAGATTGCGAACAAACGACCTTGA
- a CDS encoding plastocyanin/azurin family copper-binding protein has product MGGTETTRRGFLRGLSGGTAVASTAGVASAQNQQTVEMTDSLVYEPESITVSPGTTVVWDNVGSVGHSVTAYEDEIPEEAGYFASGGFDSEQAARDAYPEGDIGGGEQYEHTFDVEGTYEYFCIPHESAGMVGTVEVGAGGGGEGGGGGGGALPSVPNSAITLGVATMSAMVTVLVLSYFFLKYGGDYGLD; this is encoded by the coding sequence ATGGGGGGAACTGAAACGACGCGACGGGGGTTCCTTCGGGGACTCTCGGGAGGAACAGCAGTTGCGTCCACGGCGGGAGTGGCATCTGCACAGAATCAACAGACGGTCGAGATGACGGACAGTCTGGTCTACGAACCGGAGTCGATTACGGTGTCGCCCGGAACGACGGTCGTCTGGGACAACGTGGGGTCGGTCGGCCACTCCGTCACGGCTTACGAGGACGAGATTCCGGAGGAAGCAGGGTACTTCGCAAGCGGTGGTTTCGATAGTGAACAGGCGGCGCGGGACGCCTACCCCGAGGGCGACATCGGCGGGGGCGAACAGTACGAACACACATTCGACGTGGAAGGCACCTACGAGTATTTCTGCATTCCACACGAGTCGGCCGGGATGGTCGGAACCGTCGAAGTCGGTGCAGGTGGCGGAGGCGAGGGTGGCGGTGGAGGCGGCGGTGCCCTTCCGTCGGTTCCGAACAGCGCGATAACGCTCGGGGTTGCGACGATGTCCGCGATGGTCACGGTGCTGGTTCTGTCGTACTTCTTCCTGAAGTACGGGGGCGACTACGGATTGGACTGA